The Lytechinus pictus isolate F3 Inbred chromosome 5, Lp3.0, whole genome shotgun sequence DNA segment GTTTAATATGGCTGGTAGCGACTGTCCGGGACCTGCGAACACCCCCGAGTGTACTCCTGACGAATCAATCGATAGGGGACCTTTGTTTCTTAGCATTCTCAATGATCCCTCAGCTGGTGGTTGCAGTTGTTCCCGGGTATAAACAGAAGCCATGGTTGTGCCATCTTAATCATTTCACATACTTTACTTCATTTGCCGTATCGGCCCTCAGCCTCATGGCCATTAGCATCGAACGGTACTGTGCCATCGTCATTCCGCTGAAGTTCAGGATGGTCCGTAGCTTACGAACGACATCCGCAGTGTGCGGGTTCATCTGGCTTCTTGCAAGTACCTTCGGCGCCTACGCAGTCTCGGCAACGGAATCTGCGTCTGAGAGATGCACCTATCCATACGAGCAGCTCTCCTTTCGGATTTACTTTATGTTTCAGTTGATTTTCCTGTACGTCGTACCCGTCCTCTGCATGACGGTGTTCTACGGAATCTGCGCGAGACACCTCTTGCGGAAGGAGATTCGCACATCCGGTACCGACAACGCAAGAGTCCGGGTAGCCATCAATCTCATGGTCATCACCTTGGTTTTCTCCCTGTGCTGGTTGCCTCATTACATCTACTATTCATGGTTCCTATTCTTCTTCGATTTCTACGTTTTTGGCACGAGGTCTATGTACCTCTTTCGCGCCAGCAGATCAGGGTTGTACTATTTCGCCTCCTGCATCAACCCCATCATCCTCTACGCCATGAGCTCGTCGTTCCGGCATCACTTTGTCCGCAAGATGACGTGCTTTGTGG contains these protein-coding regions:
- the LOC129260210 gene encoding bombesin receptor subtype-3-like is translated as MDYIDNGTMDNYTTSPFGSPPINKALYIGFLFAVLIIGMIANTSLIWLVATVRDLRTPPSVLLTNQSIGDLCFLAFSMIPQLVVAVVPGYKQKPWLCHLNHFTYFTSFAVSALSLMAISIERYCAIVIPLKFRMVRSLRTTSAVCGFIWLLASTFGAYAVSATESASERCTYPYEQLSFRIYFMFQLIFLYVVPVLCMTVFYGICARHLLRKEIRTSGTDNARVRVAINLMVITLVFSLCWLPHYIYYSWFLFFFDFYVFGTRSMYLFRASRSGLYYFASCINPIILYAMSSSFRHHFVRKMTCFVVHREGQESSQSGRTYTALTQQHVSNTLNSHGNMVLGHKETRESCEVQMDKLDRYSQKEEEQVLRCPRCILEDGV